CAAGTTTGTCAAGGTTGGTTTTTGCATCAGCAGAAAGATTTGAGCTGTCAAAGCCAAACAAAACATTACTGCTAAATTCTACAATAATTCCTTCGCCAACTCGCACAACTTTTGCATCAGGTACCGATTGCTTAATTTCCTCGGCCTGTTTGTCCATTTTATGGCCAATTACGGCACCTGTTGTACCTCCTACGGCTGCTCCAATAACTGCACCCAAGGCAGTATTACCAGCAGCTTTACCAACCACGGCGCCTATAGCACCACCTGCAACAACTCCAATTGCTCCGCCTTTTTGTGTTTTATTTAAAGATGCGCAGCTTGAAAATATCATAGTTGTAATTAAAACCATGATCATACTCCTTCTTAATTGTTTCATAATTATCGTGTTTAATACTATTAATGTTTTTGAATTGATTTTTGCTTTTAAGTATTCTAATTATTAAGTTTTTACCAGTATAAATTGGCATATATTATCTCTGATTGTTACAAATTAATACGTAGAATAATACATCCTATGAACATTTACAGTGAGATTGCGATTTTTGACCTACATATGATAAAAATATTTTACTTTTCATTAATGATAATTTCTGATGGGTTAGGATAATAAAACACCGCACTTTTTTCCTATGTGCGGTGCATTGATTTTAAAGAGTTGAATTATTGGAAAATCTTCTAATTATTTAGAAGATATACCTGATAGAAATTGCACCTCCATCTCCCCAAAATCCAGAGTAACCGCTTACATTCAGTTCAGGTTTCCAGTCGATACTAATATTTATTGGGATATCAGGAAAGCTATATTCCAAACCAAGAATCCCATCGAATCCAATAACCGTATATGCAACATCGTCATCTGCCCATTTTACATGCTTTCCATTCCAGAACCCAACATGAACTCCAACACCATAGTACCATTTTAAGCCATCTGCATTAAAAGCTTGATTATGAATTTCATAAAGACCTGTGAGGCTAAATCCGTGCCATCGGCTTGCTACTAAAAATTCGAGTGCAGCTTTTTCTCCAATAAAAGTTTTGATTGTCAATCCATTTGATAATCCACCTCTAAATCCAATTCCGGTGTTGTAATCCTGTGCATTGCTGTATGATACCATACAAAATAATAATGCAAATACTAAGAATAGTTTTCTCATGGTTTTCTTTTTTATGATTGATAATTTATTTAATTTGATAATTTAAAATTTCAGTATTGTTATGGATCATCTTTAATCTGTTTCCCTATGTATTTTACTTTAACTCACATCTTCATATCCACTTTTGATAATGGTTGATATTAATTTGAATCGGTTGATGGTCCTAATTATGCTATGTGAATGTGCTGGTATGATTATAGACTGACCTTTTTCAAGCAAATTAGATTTATTGTCAATAAAAATTTCTGCATTTCCATCAATAAGCTCGATAAAAATGTCGAAGGGTAAAATCTTCCCAATCAATAATCCTCCCGAATCAGATGAAATTGCACTAATGGAACCGGTAACTTTTTTTATGATTGTCTTTGTAGCAATTGAATTCGGAACGTATTCAATGAATTCTACCACTTTGAAAACTTCTGATTTCTTTAATCCACCGTTTTCCATGACATTTGATTCATTTATAATGTTGAAGAATTATGATACAAAGATGGGTGCATTCAATTCGAAAAGTGTTACACAATCTTCAAAATATATTACATATTTCACATGTTTTCATTGCATTACTGAGTTTTCTTAACAGCATCCTAAGGCCAAAAAAATATGCAGAAGCAATAGTTTTGTAACGAGAATTATTTTTTGGATGAATGCCAAAAAAAGAGTCCGCCAACCGCCATAACTGCAATACCTATGTACGGCGACCAATTGAGTTGATGTGGCATATTTGTTGTAATTTCAAGCTCTCCGATATCTACTATTTTTTCTTTGGTGAAAACAGTTATGGCCGTAAATATGGTAAGTCCTAATCCGATTAAGATAATGATGATTGCTATTTTTTTCATTTTATTTTAGTTTATAAATTAATTGAGTGAGACAAATTGTCATTAAGGCTCTTTCATATTACCCTGCTCTATCTCTTTTATATTTGTGTTTAATCTTTATCTGAGAAGGCATGGTGTCACCCAATAAAAAGCCCCATGGTTTTAAGGATTCTACGTGATCGAAAATAAGTTTTAGTATTGCTAGTAATGGGATTGAAAGAAACATGCCTGAAACTCCCCACAATGCATTTCCGGCAATTACTACGATTATTGAAAATAGTGCATTGATTTTTACTTTTGAAGCCACTATTTTAGGAACAATGTAGTTGTTGTCAATGAATTGAATCAACGAGTAGGCTCCTACAACATAAATTACATATTCCGGCGACTTGGTCACAAATGCCACCAACATAAACAAAGCGACACTGATAATCCCTCCTAAATATGGTATA
This Bacteroidota bacterium DNA region includes the following protein-coding sequences:
- a CDS encoding cupin, with protein sequence MENGGLKKSEVFKVVEFIEYVPNSIATKTIIKKVTGSISAISSDSGGLLIGKILPFDIFIELIDGNAEIFIDNKSNLLEKGQSIIIPAHSHSIIRTINRFKLISTIIKSGYEDVS
- a CDS encoding OmpA family protein gives rise to the protein MKQLRRSMIMVLITTMIFSSCASLNKTQKGGAIGVVAGGAIGAVVGKAAGNTALGAVIGAAVGGTTGAVIGHKMDKQAEEIKQSVPDAKVVRVGEGIIVEFSSNVLFGFDSSNLSADAKTNLDKLVKVLNSYVDTDIEIRGHTDSKGSQVYNQILSENRAMEVSLYLHNKNISSNRITTRGYGENSPKYENNTENGRSQNRRVEFLITANDKMKADAEKEAR